A genomic region of Pyrus communis chromosome 14, drPyrComm1.1, whole genome shotgun sequence contains the following coding sequences:
- the LOC137716050 gene encoding uncharacterized protein translates to MKEGKSVKLNGQQQQSQQHQNGHLSPFKFAKLLDPEATWDKDQLGDVLHWIRQAMALACGLLWGAIPLVGGIWFVIFLVISTGIIYGYYAMILKVDEEDFGGHGALLQEGLFASITLFLLAWILVYSLGHF, encoded by the exons ATGAAAGAAGGTAAATCAGTGAAATTGAACGGTCAACAGCAGCAGTCGCAGCAGCACCAGAACGGTCACTTGTCGCCGTTCAAATTCGCCAAGTTGTTGGATCCGGAAGCTACGTGGGACAAG GATCAATTGGGAGATGTCTTGCATTGGATTCGACAAGCAATGGCCCTCGCTTGTGGGCTGCTGTGGGGTGCAATACCGTTGGTCGGAGGTATATGGTTCGTCAT TTTTCTGGTGATATCAACTGGAATTATATATGGCTACTACGCAATGATACTAAAGGTTGACGAAGAAGACTTTGGTGGTCATGGAGCTCTTCTCCAAGAGGGGCTTTTCGCTTCTATAACTCTTTTTCTG CTTGCCTGGATTCTAGTATACAGCTTGGGACACTTCTGA
- the LOC137714266 gene encoding uncharacterized protein produces the protein MKTTSRIALKSILSMFPTNHSQSNHPDIYAPKPFPWPKLSRSLSPLSTAYFSSNSMAATSASFTPRLVGSRVNPRTAGAPFSVRISSGGNYPTTRDTLAEGPYCIYVGPIETASKETLEALYSQARDAYYSGDPLIVDDMFDRVELKLRWYGSKCVMKYPRCSLRRQSTYADAEEDLSQVFALASIWIVFLAFGTSACLVPIVYSVGLAYEDAFNPGFSYINQASALSILNSILFMTLGCVIGYPIGSASVKVLKGLWRNDLVALKGVCPNCGDEVFAFVESDQSNNSPHRANCHVCECLLEFRTKVEKSVSPLGRRWVYGRIYLVSRRGRSQLRRRL, from the exons ATGAAAACGACGTCGCGTATCGCCTTGAAAAGCATCCTCTCCATGTTTCCGACCAACCACAGCCAATCAAACCACCCAGATATTTACGCGCCAAAACCATTTCCGTGGCCCAaactctctcgctctctctcccctctctcaaCCGCTTACTTCAGCTCCAATTCCATGGCGGCCACGAGCGCCTCCTTCACTCCGCGCTTAGTGGGGTCCAGAGTAAACCCTAGAACCGCCGGAGCTCCGTTCTCCGTTCGAATCTCCTCCGGCGGTAACTATCCGACGACCCGCGATACCCTCGCCGAGGGCCCCTACTGTATCTACGTCGGCCCCATCGAAACCGCCAGCAAGGAAACCCTCGAAGCCCTCTACAGCCAA GCACGTGATGCGTATTACAGTGGCGACCCTTTGATAGTTGATGACATGTTTGATAGAGTAGAG TTGAAGCTAAGATGGTACGGCTCGAAATGCGTCATGAAATACCCACGTTGTAGTCTTAGGAGACAATCAACTTATGCAGATGCTGAG GAAGATTTATCACAGGTTTTTGCATTAGCGAGCATTTGGATCGTCTTTCTTGCTTTTGGCACTTCAGCGTGTCTTGTGCCCATAGTTTACTCTGTGGGACTAGCTTATGAAGATGCTTTCAATCCGGGATTTTCTTATATAAACCAAGCGTCTGCTCTTTCCATTCTAAATTCCATTCTCTTCATGACACTGGGTTGTGTTATCGGTTACCCAATTGGATCAGCTTCCG TTAAAGTACTTAAAGGCCTATGGAGAAATGACTTAGTGGCACTAAAAGGGGTATGCCCAAATTGTGGCGATGAG GTGTTTGCATTTGTGGAATCCGATCAGTCTAATAACTCACCGCATAGAGCAAATTGTCATGTGTGTGAATGCTTGTTAGAGTTCCGTACCAAGGTTGAG AAATCTGTTTCACCACTCGGTAGAAGATGGGTCTACGGCCGTATCTATCTTGTTTCGCGAAGAGGCAGAAGCCAACTCCGAAGACGGCTATAA
- the LOC137714765 gene encoding probable xyloglucan galactosyltransferase GT11: MGRPFVTFAACRNQYWFVCASFLIWFLLLCVYHSQFMVGKSLIALLGNHNIDISVTVANESGNSGDSVSLPEETNESRNTKTRDEGHMNIVFNDRSGGVFNLRTKDVFGIEEHGIEKFGHLSKKESEPHDRNDQVRYPRENKAESENGDEEDEPEEHLDKRDESDSESFSESCTGKYIYVHDIPSKFNKDLLKKCGSLSNWTDMCELASNFGLGPRLSNLEKVYSNTGWFATNQFLLEVIFHSRMKQYNCLTKNSSLASAIFVPYYAGLDVARYLWGSSISTRDSGSLEIAKWLREKPEWKKMWGRDHFMVAGRITWDFRRWTDKDSEWGTKLMLLPESKNMTMLAIESSPWNSNDFAIPYPTYFHPSKDNEVFQWQNRMRRQKRRILFSFAGGPRPNLQNSIRNEIIDQCRAARRKCKLLECTTGPDKCHKPVFVMKMFQGSVFCLQPPGDSLTRRSIFDSILAGCIPVFFHPGSAYVQYVWHLPKDYTKYSVLIPAFDIKNGKVSIETTLQKIPRQKVYEMREEVVKLIPRVIYADPGSRLETLDDAFDIAVKGVLERVETIRKDMREGKNTSFDYAEKVSWKYNLFGTVEEHEWDPFFERQRI, translated from the coding sequence ATGGGAAGGCCTTTCGTGACGTTCGCAGCCTGCCGCAACCAATATTGGTTTGTATGTGCCTCATTCCTTATATGGTTTCTATTGCTTTGTGTATACCACTCGCAGTTCATGGTAGGAAAGAGCTTGATTGCATTGTTAGGTAATCACAATATCGACATTTCTGTTACTGTTGCTAATGAGTCTGGAAATTCCGGTGATTCGGTTTCTCTGCCTGAAGAAACCAATGAAAGTAGGAATACAAAAACAAGAGATGAAGGTCATATGAACATCGTTTTCAATGACCGAAGTGGTGGGGTTTTTAATTTGAGAACGAAAGATGTTTTTGGAATCGAAGAACACGGCATTGAAAAATTTGGGCACCTTTCTAAGAAGGAATCAGAGCCTCATGACCGTAATGACCAAGTGCGCTATCCTAGAGAAAATAAAGCTGAATCTGAGAAcggggatgaagaggatgaGCCAGAAGAACATTTGGATAAAAGGGATGAATCGGATTCGGAATCCTTTTCTGAATCATGCACAGGTAAGtacatatatgttcatgacATCCCTAGCAAATTTAACAAGGACTTGTTGAAGAAATGTGGTTCACTTAGCAATTGGACTGACATGTGTGAGCTCGCTTCAAACTTTGGCCTTGGTCCCCGTCTTTCCAATTTGGAAAAAGTTTATTCAAACACTGGTTGGTTTGCTACAAATCAGTTCTTGCTAGAGGTCATATTCCACAGCCGAATGAAGCAGTACAACTGTTTGACAAAAAACTCATCACTAGCTTCAGCAATTTTCGTACCTTACTACGCTGGCCTAGACGTGGCGCGCTACCTTTGGGGATCGAGCATATCCACGAGAGATTCTGGCTCACTTGAAATTGCGAAATGGCTGAGAGAAAAACCAGAGTGGAAGAAAATGTGGGGGAGAGATCATTTTATGGTGGCAGGAAGAATTACATGGGATTTTCGGAGATGGACTGACAAGGATTCGGAGTGGGGGACGAAGCTTATGCTTTTGCCCGAATCGAAAAACATGACAATGTTGGCAATAGAATCCAGCCCTTGGAACAGCAATGACTTTGCCATACCATATCCAACATACTTCCACCCTTCAAAAGACAATGAGGTGTTCCAATGGCAAAACCGAATGAGGAGGCAGAAGCGGCGGATATTGTTCTCCTTCGCAGGCGGTCCTAGGCCTAATCTCCAAAATTCAATCCGCAACGAAATCATAGACCAATGCAGGGCAGCAAGGAGAAAATGCAAGCTCCTAGAATGCACAACTGGTCCGGACAAGTGCCACAAGCCTGTTTTTGTCATGAAAATGTTCCAAGGCTCCGTCTTCTGCCTACAGCCTCCCGGAGACTCTCTAACCCGAAGATCAATCTTCGATTCCATCCTCGCAGGCTGCATTCCGGTGTTCTTCCACCCAGGGTCCGCATACGTCCAATACGTATGGCACCTCCCTAAGGACTACACCAAATACTCGGTCCTCATACCAGCATTCGACATAAAAAACGGGAAGGTGAGCATTGAGACGACACTGCAAAAGATTCCGAGGCAGAAAGTTTACGAGATGAGAGAGGAGGTTGTGAAGCTGATTCCGAGAGTGATATACGCGGATCCAGGGTCTAGATTGGAGACGCTTGACGATGCATTTGACATTGCGGTTAAAGGGGTTCTTGAGAGAGTGGAAACAATTAGGAAGGACATGAGAGAAGGGAAGAACACAAGCTTTGATTATGCAGAGAAAGTGAGTTGGAAGTACAATTTGTTTGGGACTGTGGAGGAACATGAGTGGGATCCTTTCTTTGAGAGACAGCGTATTTAA
- the LOC137716422 gene encoding RHOMBOID-like protein 1, with product MGFLGLNQNQYTEKGEIFMESGQSAAPSSLDIKVVRPRRSDNVVQPAGQGSVTPQPRRSFSDYNPFKSWVSWLVPLIVVANIVVFVVTMFVNDCPKNSGRCIGRFLGRFSFQPFKENLFLGPSSNTLEKMGALDVQRVIHQHQWWRLISCMWLHAGVFHVLANMLSLLFIGIRLEQEFGFVRIGILYVMSGFGGSLLSALFIQYGISVGASGALFGLLGSMLSELISNWTMYANKLAALLTLVFIIIINLAAGLLPHVDNFAHIGGFVSGFLFGFVFLIRPQFKWLTQRNAPPGLITTPVKSKHKTYQYVLWVLSLILLTVGYTLGLITLFRGVNLNDHCSWCQYMSCIPISKRSCKSQNVYCLSSQMGNQLNLTCVSNGRNGTYSLLDPSASRAQQLCAELCS from the exons ATGGGTTTTCTGGGTCTGAATCAAAATCAATACACCGAAAAAGGGGAGATTTTTATGGAGAGCGGCCAATCTGCTGCGCCGAGCAGCTTAGATATAAAGGTGGTGCGTCCACGGCGGAGCGACAACGTTGTGCAACCGGCGGGGCAAGGTTCGGTGACGCCGCAGCCGCGGCGGTCGTTCAGCGACTACAACCCGTTCAAGAGTTGGGTGTCATGGCTGGTGCCGTTGATTGTGGTGGCCAACATTGTCGTTTTTGTGGTGACAATGTTCGTGAACGATTGCCCCAAGAACTCCGGCAGGTGCATTGGTCGGTTCCTCGGCCGCTTCTCCTTTCAGCCCTTCAAGGAAAACCTGTTTCTTGGGCCATCTTCAAACAC ATTAGAAAAGATGGGTGCTCTAGATGTGCAGAGAGTGATTCATCAACACCAGTGGTGGCGGCTGATCTCATGTATGTGGTTACATGCTGGAGTTTTCCATGTGCTTGCCAATATGCTGAGTCTTTTATTCATTGGAATTCGGCTTGAGCAAGAATTTGGATTTG TTCGAATTGGTATTCTATATGTCATGTCCGGTTTTGGCGGGAGTTTGCTTTCAGCTCTTTTTATTCAATATGGTATTTCTGTTGGTGCTTCTGGTGCACTTTTTGGTTTACTAGGAAGCATGCTTTCGGAGCTCATATCAAATTGGACAATGTATGCAAACAAG TTAGCAGCATTGCTTACTCTCGTTTTCATCATCATAATAAACTTAGCAGCGGGACTTCTACCACATGTGGACAACTTTGCTCATATTGGAGGATTTGTTTCTGGATTTCTTTTTGGATTTGTGTTTTTGATCCGCCCCCAGTTTAAATGGCTTACCCAACGGAATGCTCCCCCAGGACTTATTACTACTCCAGTTAAATCCAAACACAAGACGTATCAATATGTATTGTGGGTCCTCTCACTGATACTGTTGACTGTTGG GTATACTCTTGGCCTGATTACCCTTTTTCGAGGGGTCAATCTAAATGATCACTGTTCCTGGTGTCAGTATATGAGCTGCATCCCTATTTCAAAACGGAGTTGCAAATCACAAAATGTTTATTGTTTG TCGAGCCAGATGGGGAATCAACTGAACTTAACGTGCGTAAGCAATGGTAGAAATGGGACATATTCGTTGTTGGATCCTAGCGCCTCCCGGGCTCAGCAGCTATGCGCTGAGCTTTGCAGTTGA